Proteins from one Porites lutea chromosome 3, jaPorLute2.1, whole genome shotgun sequence genomic window:
- the LOC140930562 gene encoding uncharacterized protein produces the protein MEYTLVQLNYFRACYIAFNLVPQGLRKVFKQEWDFLYKTTPFKEWKDISQNGRDFYHKQSRKSRNKNSRLLATIQRGNTAEWDCSCLFFAILYSDCIGNTLSPAVRKEVDDLRQVRNDIAHLNEVELTDVEFHNYVARVLAAFNSLKLPINEVDDIKNQTDFPTAEVNSLKMQADNLKAELKTKEKENRNLTSELQSTQATLQTKQEEVETLTQEINSKAESFCTLTFKPSHKIIKRSSDVTRIMKKLDELYNESNGAISTIYLSGIPGCGKSQLARQLGQDIFSRRLHKNDRLTFVATLNAETLDSLSDSYFSLARHMGITEYTLTNLETSTKGNPREKIQYLKRVIYPKTRNFSNWLIIADNVVDLSLVCRDLPPTGSEEWGHGQVLITTQDSSSIPSNAPLTYHESLSKGMNPDDAVNLLRQVSQIRDQNQDEKVAEVLEYQPLALAAAAFYVQTIVVSGSPNYHWKDYLEALSHGEREATEKLLANQNIAYSETTTTAIQMAIMRALKSDDVLREVLYLFSLCAPESLPMEVAVAFVKLRITGESEELIKTKLFKASLLSCLQDKDGAYAFLRTHTIVHKVLKAVITSKIDSTDRIQCISIVIEIFQYLIAKNRNLLHSSRHVFAKLRLIMSHCKELHVIVNTDFTESKMFLNAINPKKLVLWLSLTADVCCNLSNLSDAYLFNSSICNFMRFLNDCKEDKLLRANTYTIQGTVYRDLGQYSKAKEHYEKALVITKEIYGEHHGAIAASYNNLGNVYSDVGQYSEAKENHEKALIIQKEIYGEHHSDAAGSYNNLGIVYSNLGRYSEAKEYYEKALIIRKAICGEHHGDVAASYNNLGAVYVGLGQYSEAKEYYEKALIIRKEIYGEHHGDVAASYNNLGIVYRNLGQYSEAKEYYEKALIIGKEICGEHHGDVAASYDNLGTVYRHIGKYGKAKEYYEKALIIRKEIYGEHHGDVAASYNNLGTVYFNLGQYSEAKEYHEKALIIGKEIYGEKHGHVAASYNNLGVVYSDLGQYSEAKENYEKALIITKEIYGEHHGAVAASYDNLGTVYRNLGQYSEAKEYYEKALIITKDIYGEKHGNVAASYGNLGVVFSYLGQYSEAKEYYEKALIITKDIYGEKHGNVAASYSNLGIVYTNLGQYSEAKENHEKALIITKEIYGEHHVAVAEGYNNLGFVYGILGQYSEAKEYYEKALIIFKEICGDEHALGRWLHQQIVSLLSNTPFTATKHV, from the coding sequence ATGGAGTACACTTTGGTACAATTAAACTATTTTAGAGCATGTTACATTGCCTTCAACTTAGTTCCCCAAGGGCTTCGAAAAGTCTTTAAACAAGAGTGGGATTTCCTCTACAAGACAACTCCGTTTAAGGAATGGAAAGATATTTCACAAAATGGCCGCGATTTCTACCACAAACAATCACGAAAGAGTCGCAACAAGAATTCGCGACTTTTAGCGACAATACAAAGGGGAAACACGGCGGAGTGGGATTGCAGTTGCctgttttttgctattttgtaCTCGGATTGCATTGGCAATACTCTTAGTCCAGCAGTCAGAAAAGAAGTTGACGATCTCAGACAAGTTCGAAATGATATCGCTCACTTGAACGAGGTTGAACTTACTGATGTTGAATTCCATAATTATGTAGCGAGAGTTTTAGCCGCTTTTAATTCACTGAAGCTTCCAATAAATGAAGTTGATGATATAAAAAACCAGACAGACTTTCCAACAGCTGAAGTAAATAGCCTTAAAATGCAGGCTGATAATCTTAAAGCTGAGttgaaaaccaaagaaaaagagaacaGAAATCTAACCTCCGAATTACAATCGACCCAAGCAACATTACAGACAAAACAGGAAGAAGTAGAAACACTTACTCAGGAAATAAATTCTAAAGCCGAGTCTTTCTGTACTCTGACATTCAAGCCATCACATAAAATCATCAAACGATCAAGTGATGTCACAAGAATCATGAAAAAACTGGACGAGCTTTACAACGAAAGTAATGGAGCTATCAGCACCATTTATCTATCAGGAATTCCAGGCTGCGGAAAAAGCCAGTTAGCTCGACAACTGGGACAGGACATTTTCAGCAGGAGGTTGCATAAAAACGACCGTCTTACGTTTGTTGCAACCCTAAATGCAGAAACCCTAGATTCACTTTCAGACTCCTATTTTAGCCTGGCTAGACACATGGGAATAACAGAGTACACCCTGACCAATCTCGAGACTTCTACAAAGGGGAATCCAAGAGAAAAAATCCAGTATCTGAAGCGAGTCATTTATCCAAAGACGAGGAATTTCTCCAACTGGCTGATAATTGCAGACAATGTTGTTGACCTATCACTGGTTTGTAGAGATCTACCTCCGACCGGCAGTGAAGAATGGGGCCACGGTCAGGTGCTAATAACTACTCAAGATAGCAGCTCAATACCCTCCAATGCTCCACTTACTTATCATGAGTCTCTAAGCAAAGGAATGAATCCCGATGACGCAGTGAACCTATTACGACAGGTATCTCAGATTCGGGATCAGAACCAAGATGAAAAAGTCGCTGAAGTTCTTGAGTATCAGCCACTTGCTTTAGCAGCTGCTGCCTTTTATGTACAAACCATTGTGGTCAGTGGTTCTCCGAACTACCACTGGAAAGACTACTTGGAAGCACTTTCCCACGGCGAACGTGAAGCGACAGAAAAACTTCTTGCAAACCAGAACATAGCGTATTCCGAAACAACAACTACTGCCATTCAAATGGCAATTATGAGAGCTTTAAAAAGTGATGACGTTCTTCGAGAAGTATTGTATTTGTTTTCTCTTTGCGCACCTGAGTCTCTTCCGATGGAGGTTGCTGTTGCCTTCGTTAAATTACGTATCACTGGGGAATCAGAAGAATTGATCaaaactaaactttttaaagctTCCTTACTCTCTTGTTTGCAAGACAAAGACGGCGCTTATGCCTTTTTAAGGACGCACACCATCGTTCATAAAGTGCTCAAGGCAGTTATAACATCTAAAATTGATTCAACAGATAGAATTCAGTGCATTTCTATTGTTATTGAAATCTTTCAATATTTAATAGCAAAAAACAGAAATCTGTTGCATTCAAGTAGGCATGTGTTTGCTAAGTTACGTTTAATCATGAGTCACTGTAAAGAATTGCATGTAATTGTTAACACCGATTTTACTGAATCAAAAATGTTTCTGAATGCAATCAACCCTAAAAAGTTAGTTTTGTGGCTTTCCTTAACCGCTGACGTTTGCTGTAACCTTAGTAATCTGTCGGATGCGTATCTTTTTAATTCGTCAATCTGTAATTTTATGCGTTTTCTTAACGATTGCAAAGAAGACAAATTGTTAAGAGCGAACACGTACACCATACAAGGAACTGTTTACAGAGACCTTGGTCAGTACAGTAAAGCTAAAGAGCACTACGAGAAGGCTCTggtcattacaaaagagatttacggtgaacacCATGGTGCCATAGCAGCAAGCTACAATaatctgggaaatgtttacagtgacgttggccagtacagtgaagctaaagaaaacCATGAAAAGGCTCTCATCATTcaaaaagagatttacggtgaacacCATAGCGACGCAGCAGGAAGCTACAATAACCTGGGAATTGTTTACAGTAACCTTGGCcggtacagtgaagctaaagaatactatgaaaAGGCTCTGATCATTAGAAAAGCAATTTGcggtgaacaccatggtgacgtagcagcaagctACAACAACCTGGGAGCCGTTTACGTTggccttggccagtacagtgaagctaaagaatactatgagaaggctctgatcattagaaaagagatttacggtgaacaccatggtgacgtagcagcaagctACAATAACCTGGGAAttgtttacagaaaccttggccagtacagtgaagccaaagaatactatgagaaggctctcatcattggAAAAGAGATTTGcggtgaacaccatggtgacgtagcagcaagctACGACAACCTGGGAACTGTTTACAGACACATTGGCAAGTACGGtaaagctaaagaatactatgaaaAGGCTCTGATCAtaagaaaagagatttacggtgaacaccatggtgacgtagcagcaagctACAATAACCTGGGAACTGTTTACTttaaccttggccagtacagtgaagctaaagaataccatGAGAAGGCTCTGATCATtggaaaagagatttacggtgaaaagcatggtcaCGTAGccgcaagttacaacaacctgggagttgtttacagtgaccttggccagtacagtgaagctaaagaaaacTATGAGAAGGCTTTGATCATaacaaaagagatttacggtgaacacCATGGTGCCGTAGCAGCAAGCTACGACAACCTGGGAActgtttacagaaaccttggccagtacagtgaagctaaagaatactatgagaaggctctgaTCATCACAAAAGacatttacggtgaaaagcatggtaacgtagcagcaagttacggCAACCTGGGAGTTGTTTTCAGttaccttggccagtacagtgaagctaaagaatactatgagaaggctctgaTCATCACAAAAGacatttacggtgaaaagcatggtaacgtagcagcaagttacagcAACCTGGGAATTGTTTACAcaaaccttggccagtacagtgaagctaaagaaaacCATGAAAAGGCTTTGATCATAACAAAAGAGATATACGGTGAACACCATGTCGCCGTAGCAGAAGGCTACAATAACCTGGGATTTGTTTACGGAatccttggccagtacagtgaagcgaaagaatactatgagaaagCTCTCATTATTTTCAAAGAGATTTGCGGTGATGAACATGCTTTGGGTAGATGGTTGCACCAACAGATAGTTTCATTATTATCTAATACCCCATTCACAGCAACCAAACATGTTTAA